A portion of the Camelus ferus isolate YT-003-E chromosome 16, BCGSAC_Cfer_1.0, whole genome shotgun sequence genome contains these proteins:
- the MRPL45 gene encoding 39S ribosomal protein L45, mitochondrial, whose translation MAAPLPRGLSCLSRALGWWSWQPVLVTQSTTVVPVRTKKRFTPPAYKPKYKSEKEFIKYARKAGLVIPPERLERPIHLACTAGIFDAYVPPEGDARISSLSKEGLAQRTERLKKNVASQLSIRKIKESDPNFKIKDFPEKAKDIFIEAHLCLNNSDHDRLHTLVTENCFPDMVWDIKYKTVRWSFVESLEPPQVVQVRCSNLLNQGNAYGQITVRMHTRQTLAIYDRFGRLMYGQEDVPRDVLEYVVFEKHLVNPYGSWRMHGKIIPPWAPPKQPILQTVMIPGPQLKPWEEYEDPQGEARKPQLA comes from the exons ATGGCAGCCCCGTTGCCGCGGGGTTTGTCTTGCTTATCCAGGGCTTTAGGATGGTGGTCTTGGCAG CCAGTCCTGGTGACTCAGTCAACAACAGTAGTTCCAGTGAGAACCAAAAAACGTTTCACACCCCCTGCTTATAAACCcaaatacaaatcagaaaagGAGTTTATAAAATATGCACGGAAAGCAGGACTGGTGATTCCTCCTGAACGTTTGGAGCGTCCTATACATCTGGCCTGTACAG CTGGTATCTTTGACGCCTATGTTCCTCCTGAGGGTGATGCCCGAATATCATCTCTTTCTAAGGAAGGACTGGCACAGAGAACTGAGCGGTTAAAGAAGAATGTGGCATCGCAATTGTC AATCCGGAAGATAAAAGAAAGtgatcctaattttaaaataaaggacttCCCTGAAAAAGCCAAGGATATCTTCATTGAAGCTCACTTGTGTTTAAACAA CTCAGACCATGATCGACTTCATACTTTGGTAACTGAAAACTGTTTTCCG gacATGGTCTGGGACATCAAATATAAGACTGTCCGCTGGAGCTTCGTAGAGTCTTTAGAGCCACCCCAGGTGGTACAGGTTCGCTGTTCAAATCTGCTGAACCAGGGCAACGCGTATGGCCAGATCACTGTCCGCATGCACACCCGGCAG ACTCTGGCCATCTATGACCGGTTTGGCCGGTTGATGTATGGACAGGAAGATGTGCCCAGGGATGTCCTGGAGTATGTTGTCTTTGAAAAGCACCTGGTGAACCCCTATGGGAGCTGGAGAATGCATGGCAAGATCATTCCCCCATGGGCACCGCCTAAGCAGCCCATCCTTCAG ACGGTGATgatccctggcccccagctgaAACCCTGGGAAGAGTATGAAGATCCACAGGGAGAGGCCCGTAAGCCTCAGCTAGCCTGA